One Edaphobacter flagellatus genomic region harbors:
- a CDS encoding ferritin-like domain-containing protein, which translates to MATQETQQLDAIISSRRALLAAGGAALAGLALASKAQAQTTVTDNDILNFALNLEYLEAQFYTLATAGVTIDKLATPIPVAVNGGTAGTVTLKPSFAKVPFSNSGIASYAAETALEEQKHVKFLQSALGTSAVSMPNIDLYNSFNALASGAGIGSVFDPFASDANFLIGAYIFEDVGVSAYHGAAGLISDKTKILPAAVGIHAVEAYHAGLIRTTIAGLDAQAGNTALSGLTQKISAFRAKLANPSGTPVDDVGVGTVSVALNGSNNNYMASTIVNADSNTVGWSRTTTQILAIVTGGSTKNAGVFFPSGLNGTIK; encoded by the coding sequence ATGGCGACACAAGAGACACAACAACTCGATGCGATCATCTCAAGCCGTCGCGCGCTGCTCGCGGCGGGAGGCGCGGCCCTGGCCGGTCTCGCATTGGCTTCCAAAGCCCAGGCGCAGACGACAGTGACAGATAACGATATCCTCAACTTCGCTTTAAATCTGGAATACCTCGAAGCGCAGTTCTACACGCTTGCGACTGCAGGGGTCACCATCGACAAGCTGGCCACACCGATTCCGGTTGCAGTGAACGGCGGTACGGCCGGCACGGTGACCTTGAAGCCAAGCTTTGCCAAGGTGCCGTTCAGTAACTCCGGCATCGCGTCCTACGCGGCTGAGACTGCGCTCGAAGAGCAGAAGCATGTAAAGTTTTTGCAATCTGCACTGGGCACATCCGCAGTGTCAATGCCCAACATCGACCTCTACAACTCATTCAATGCACTGGCTTCAGGAGCGGGCATCGGCTCCGTGTTCGATCCCTTTGCCAGCGACGCAAACTTCCTTATCGGAGCGTACATCTTTGAAGATGTCGGTGTCAGCGCCTATCATGGAGCCGCAGGCTTGATCTCTGACAAAACGAAAATTCTTCCTGCTGCCGTGGGCATTCACGCCGTCGAGGCGTATCACGCAGGTCTGATTCGCACAACGATCGCGGGACTTGATGCGCAGGCAGGTAACACCGCGCTCAGCGGCTTGACGCAGAAGATCTCCGCCTTCCGCGCAAAGCTGGCAAATCCCTCTGGCACGCCGGTCGACGATGTCGGTGTAGGTACGGTCAGCGTGGCGCTGAACGGAAGCAACAACAATTACATGGCTTCGACCATCGTCAATGCCGATTCGAATACGGTGGGTTGGAGCCGAACCACGACGCAGATTCTTGCGATTGTTACAGGTGGCAGCACAAAAAACGCGGGAGTCTTCTTCCCGAGCGGTCTGAACGGCACGATTAAGTAG
- a CDS encoding ankyrin repeat domain-containing protein, translated as MSLRELPARPNLEHLKNQARTLQRAALDQDASATARLAAFGVTSNPKLADALHVIAREYGFDTWPALKLHVEVKSGEPEAALRAAIRAGDAALVRDVLKLHPSLKTKLNEPLMDFDTPAIVAAVQKGSREMVDALLDAGADINARSRWWAGSFGVLDSANAELAEYLIARGAVVDIHAAARLGKVDQVRELLQQKPELVHARGGDGQLPLHFAATVDIAELLLEYGADINARDIDHESTAAQYMACQRQYMEWREPYRHDVARFLIARGAEADILLASAIGDVALVERILNDDPETVRTTVSERYFPKKNPEAGGTIYMYGFGLTRSPHSIAHQFGHKAVFDLLMQRSAPWLRLVQAAELGDAAMVKRIVEQHPAVITRLTEHAARRIVGAAFRNNTRAVELLLEQGWPSKVALENGQTPLHCASWHGNIAMVRALLAHEAPVNVFETEYGGSPLAWALHGSLNSWEREKGDYPAVTRALLEAGAKIPKPERPLEATEEVLGIIQQHKE; from the coding sequence ATGTCTCTACGCGAACTTCCCGCGCGCCCTAACCTCGAACATCTGAAAAATCAGGCCCGTACGCTACAGCGAGCTGCGCTTGATCAGGACGCCTCCGCTACAGCGCGGCTGGCTGCCTTTGGCGTTACATCCAACCCTAAGCTGGCCGATGCACTGCATGTGATCGCACGCGAGTATGGTTTCGACACGTGGCCTGCGCTGAAGCTGCATGTTGAAGTCAAGTCCGGTGAGCCGGAGGCGGCGCTGAGAGCAGCAATCAGGGCCGGTGATGCTGCGCTGGTGCGTGATGTGCTGAAGCTTCATCCATCGCTGAAGACGAAGCTCAACGAGCCGCTGATGGACTTCGATACGCCGGCGATTGTTGCGGCCGTGCAGAAGGGAAGCCGCGAGATGGTGGATGCCCTGCTGGATGCGGGTGCGGACATCAATGCGCGTTCGCGCTGGTGGGCTGGCAGCTTCGGTGTGCTGGATTCGGCGAACGCAGAGCTGGCGGAGTACCTGATCGCACGCGGTGCTGTAGTGGACATCCACGCTGCAGCGCGGCTGGGGAAGGTCGATCAAGTGCGCGAGCTGCTGCAGCAAAAACCAGAGCTGGTGCATGCGCGTGGCGGCGACGGGCAGCTGCCGTTGCACTTTGCTGCAACGGTGGACATTGCGGAACTGCTGCTCGAATATGGAGCGGATATCAATGCGCGCGACATCGATCATGAATCGACCGCGGCGCAGTATATGGCGTGCCAGCGGCAGTACATGGAGTGGCGCGAGCCGTATCGCCATGATGTGGCGCGTTTCCTGATCGCACGTGGAGCCGAGGCCGATATCCTGCTGGCGTCGGCCATCGGCGATGTGGCGCTGGTTGAGCGCATATTGAACGATGATCCGGAAACGGTACGGACGACGGTAAGCGAGCGGTACTTTCCGAAGAAGAATCCCGAGGCCGGTGGCACGATCTATATGTACGGATTTGGTTTGACGCGGTCCCCGCATTCGATCGCGCACCAGTTTGGGCACAAGGCGGTGTTCGATCTGCTGATGCAGCGTAGCGCTCCCTGGCTGCGTCTGGTGCAGGCAGCGGAACTGGGCGATGCGGCGATGGTGAAGCGGATCGTCGAGCAGCATCCGGCGGTGATTACACGGTTGACAGAGCACGCAGCGCGTCGCATCGTCGGCGCTGCGTTTCGCAACAATACGCGTGCAGTCGAGCTGTTGCTGGAGCAGGGCTGGCCATCGAAGGTTGCTCTTGAAAACGGACAGACGCCGCTGCACTGTGCGTCGTGGCATGGAAACATCGCAATGGTGCGTGCGCTGCTGGCGCACGAGGCTCCGGTCAATGTCTTCGAGACGGAATACGGTGGTAGTCCGCTGGCATGGGCGCTCCACGGCTCGCTGAACAGCTGGGAGCGCGAGAAAGGTGATTATCCCGCGGTGACGCGTGCACTGCTGGAGGCAGGCGCGAAGATTCCGAAGCCGGAGCGGCCTCTGGAAGCGACAGAAGAGGTGCTGGGTATCATCCAGCAACACAAGGAATGA
- a CDS encoding GDSL-type esterase/lipase family protein translates to MPKRITLCLGLLILLLFAFTHAQQASNDLTVATLPTSRLNESWWAERHNTIVDYVRKHPDIQLLFMGASIIQNFEKSNPPDQDFLPIWKQFYEPRRALNLGFSGDTTANLLWRLNHGEIDHLSPRVAIVMIGNNNTGHAHQTAEQTEAGIDTVIATLSQRLPQTRLLILGILPTGFSPEKTAADQAVNSYLAKRFPPRIGKPDASGKNTVADGDPRVTFLDIGSTFKDASGAINTSLFYDPRQPHPSPALHPDTRGQRMMAEAIELTLAKLMYDKPRTTAPAATVAPATATPQPDRHP, encoded by the coding sequence GTGCCCAAACGTATTACTCTCTGCCTCGGTTTACTCATACTCCTGCTCTTCGCGTTCACCCACGCCCAGCAGGCGTCGAATGATCTCACCGTCGCGACACTTCCTACCAGCCGCCTTAATGAGTCCTGGTGGGCCGAGCGCCACAATACGATCGTCGACTACGTCCGCAAACACCCCGACATCCAGCTCCTCTTCATGGGAGCCTCCATCATCCAGAACTTCGAAAAATCGAACCCACCCGATCAGGATTTCCTGCCCATCTGGAAGCAGTTTTACGAGCCGCGCCGTGCGCTCAATCTCGGCTTCTCCGGTGATACCACCGCCAACCTGCTCTGGCGCCTCAATCACGGCGAGATCGACCATCTGAGCCCGCGTGTGGCCATCGTGATGATCGGCAACAACAATACCGGTCACGCCCACCAGACTGCCGAGCAAACTGAAGCCGGTATCGACACGGTGATCGCCACGCTCAGCCAGCGCCTGCCGCAGACACGCCTGCTCATTCTCGGCATTCTGCCCACAGGCTTTTCGCCTGAAAAGACCGCTGCCGACCAGGCGGTCAACAGCTACCTCGCCAAACGTTTCCCCCCAAGAATCGGCAAACCCGACGCATCCGGCAAAAATACCGTCGCCGACGGCGATCCGCGTGTCACGTTCCTCGACATCGGCTCCACCTTCAAGGACGCCTCCGGCGCCATTAACACATCGCTCTTTTACGACCCGCGCCAGCCACATCCCAGCCCCGCGCTCCATCCCGACACACGCGGCCAGCGCATGATGGCCGAAGCCATCGAGCTCACACTGGCCAAGCTGATGTATGACAAACCACGAACGACGGCACCCGCAGCAACAGTGGCGCCGGCCACAGCAACCCCTCAGCCGGACCGGCACCCCTGA
- a CDS encoding methyltransferase family protein, which yields MMKASAFEFRFRYLIHTVVYVLGFTTPWNKWLHLDTVRTWQWLAWLLARQGWLSFSVATNVVLVVGIAWAIKAAWLRTWGAAYLGSGVVQDASMHGDRIVAAGPYRYMRNPLYWGTFVHTLALALLMLPSGAIFSIVILGLFQLRLIGGEEAFLTAKLGEPYKEYCSKVPRFFPSFRPQVPAAAVRPAWGVAILGEIYFWGVAISFLVLGWRYNAILIMQGVLVSLGISLVARAFVPKPQVRG from the coding sequence ATGATGAAGGCATCTGCGTTCGAGTTTCGGTTTCGTTATCTGATCCACACGGTGGTGTATGTGCTCGGCTTCACCACGCCGTGGAACAAATGGCTGCATCTGGATACGGTGCGCACATGGCAGTGGCTGGCGTGGCTGCTGGCCAGGCAAGGGTGGCTTAGTTTCAGTGTAGCGACTAACGTGGTGCTGGTGGTGGGGATTGCGTGGGCGATCAAGGCGGCATGGCTACGCACGTGGGGAGCCGCGTACCTGGGGTCCGGCGTCGTGCAGGATGCGTCAATGCACGGCGATCGTATTGTGGCTGCTGGCCCGTACCGCTATATGCGGAATCCTCTGTACTGGGGCACCTTTGTGCATACGCTGGCGCTGGCGTTGTTGATGCTGCCAAGCGGTGCAATATTTTCGATTGTGATCCTCGGGCTATTTCAACTGCGGCTGATCGGCGGCGAAGAAGCATTTCTTACGGCAAAGCTGGGCGAGCCTTATAAGGAGTACTGCAGTAAGGTGCCGCGATTCTTTCCTTCATTTCGTCCGCAGGTGCCTGCGGCTGCCGTGCGGCCTGCATGGGGAGTGGCCATACTGGGTGAGATCTACTTCTGGGGCGTGGCGATTTCGTTTCTCGTGCTGGGGTGGCGGTACAACGCGATACTGATCATGCAGGGCGTGCTGGTGTCGCTGGGCATTTCGCTGGTGGCTCGCGCGTTTGTGCCCAAGCCGCAGGTGAGGGGCTGA
- a CDS encoding TetR/AcrR family transcriptional regulator, whose product MARPRDPEKRKAILGAAILEIAEVGLGVATAKIAARAGVAEGTLFTYFASKDELLNELYRELKLDLFERVNAEFPHGASLERRARHVWSLSVGWMIESPEKRMVVRLLNLSSVVTAETRASMAEQRGAIDTMLDELDSRESLRELPSGYASALMAAMQEAAMDFAMKNARQRKLLIDRGFDLFWRAVR is encoded by the coding sequence ATGGCGAGGCCGCGCGATCCGGAGAAGCGAAAGGCGATTCTTGGCGCTGCGATCCTTGAGATCGCCGAGGTGGGACTGGGTGTGGCCACGGCGAAGATCGCCGCACGCGCAGGCGTTGCCGAAGGCACGCTGTTTACGTACTTCGCCAGTAAGGACGAGTTGCTCAACGAGCTCTACAGGGAGCTGAAACTCGATCTGTTCGAGCGGGTCAATGCAGAATTTCCGCATGGCGCGAGTCTGGAGAGGCGGGCGCGCCATGTATGGTCGTTGAGCGTGGGCTGGATGATCGAGTCTCCAGAGAAGCGCATGGTGGTACGTCTGCTGAATCTGTCGTCGGTGGTGACGGCGGAGACGCGGGCGAGCATGGCGGAGCAGCGTGGCGCGATCGACACCATGCTCGACGAGCTGGACTCGCGTGAGTCGCTGCGCGAGCTTCCGTCAGGCTATGCTTCGGCGCTGATGGCGGCGATGCAAGAGGCGGCGATGGACTTTGCGATGAAGAACGCGCGGCAGCGCAAGCTATTGATCGACCGGGGTTTCGATCTATTCTGGCGCGCAGTGCGTTGA
- a CDS encoding SDR family NAD(P)-dependent oxidoreductase has protein sequence MAKVWLITGSGNGLGNDIAAAALAAGDNVVAGARRLEELDALVKQHGERVRPVLLDVRNEAQAQAAVQLAVDAFGRLDVLVNNAGYGQFAPFEQMSGEDFQGIVDTCFYGVVYTTRAAVPVMRKQKSGHIFQVSSIGGRVAVPGNVPYHAAKWAVGGFSDSLATEVASFGVKVCTLEPGAIRTNWARRARGNPPMLLPEYEASLGPILKLLQNIEGREEGDPKRIAALIVKLANTDDVPLRLILGVDAEQRVKAVEEARAKEGERFSELTRSTMYPDAEPIPELQALSRR, from the coding sequence ATGGCTAAGGTCTGGTTAATCACAGGAAGCGGAAATGGTTTGGGGAATGATATTGCGGCGGCGGCGTTGGCTGCCGGCGATAACGTCGTTGCCGGGGCGCGGCGGCTGGAAGAGCTGGATGCGCTGGTGAAGCAGCATGGCGAACGCGTGCGGCCGGTGCTGCTCGACGTACGGAACGAGGCACAGGCGCAGGCGGCGGTACAACTTGCGGTCGATGCGTTCGGAAGGCTGGACGTGCTGGTGAACAACGCCGGATACGGGCAGTTCGCTCCATTTGAGCAAATGAGCGGTGAGGACTTTCAGGGAATCGTGGATACATGCTTCTATGGCGTGGTTTATACGACACGGGCCGCGGTCCCGGTGATGCGGAAGCAGAAGAGCGGGCATATCTTTCAGGTGTCGTCCATTGGCGGTAGGGTGGCGGTGCCGGGCAATGTGCCGTACCACGCGGCGAAGTGGGCTGTCGGAGGTTTCAGCGATTCGCTGGCGACAGAGGTAGCCTCATTTGGAGTGAAGGTGTGCACACTGGAGCCAGGTGCGATCCGGACCAACTGGGCGCGCCGTGCGCGAGGGAATCCTCCCATGCTGCTGCCTGAGTATGAGGCCAGCCTGGGGCCGATTCTGAAGCTATTGCAGAACATCGAAGGACGCGAGGAGGGCGATCCGAAGCGGATTGCTGCGTTGATCGTCAAGCTGGCGAATACGGATGACGTCCCGCTACGCCTGATTCTGGGTGTGGATGCGGAGCAGCGCGTGAAGGCGGTGGAGGAGGCCCGTGCGAAGGAAGGCGAGCGGTTCAGCGAACTGACACGTTCGACGATGTATCCCGACGCCGAGCCGATTCCGGAGCTGCAGGCGCTGAGCCGTCGGTAA